The following proteins come from a genomic window of Henningerozyma blattae CBS 6284 chromosome 4, complete genome:
- the TBLA0D03150 gene encoding uncharacterized protein (similar to Saccharomyces cerevisiae SAG1 (YJR004C); ancestral locus Anc_5.225) — protein MALSIQILFFYFCLFALFVAKDITNEVFFSNLIIKPQTPEKIPHQGWAISFDFSIGTPSNILKGDTFFLLFPHVYRIKFDDTDDYLKVLLSNEKEAFSCYPSQQAAYKYENTILTCNALNDLSGLSSVKGTIGFSISFSSGDSVYQYELQNAKYFKSGLMNFQFHNMNADVSFDSTELSDIVYCAGRTTTYGSMESYYLLMQCPHGYISEGSLVLNFDSSGDGYDLDCDSIQIQLGNSFNDWWFPNSNGDFVSPDVVCFGSNLMVHIEKAKPDYMLWLNALQSIKKGSNIISHELSIGYTCVNTILDYTFSTELETIKSFSIYQGINFATITFESIPIAETPTSSIVNTPSYLKTTFTDPSTSSIELQSNLYLASSTLSVPFISLYPENTKASSESSKIKIVDALSQDTRSGTLTIFSTIFSYWTGRKIETYSTQITYLVSLQSITIEEHIFYVGIQPGTITLTKYRGWTGSYTNTYSTFTSLYKENDEL, from the coding sequence ATGGCCCTATCGATTCAAATATtgttcttttatttttgccTATTTGCTCTGTTTGTAGCAAAAGACATTACAAAtgaagtttttttttcaaatcttaTAATCAAGCCTCAAACACCTGAGAAGATTCCTCATCAAGGCTGGGCTATatcttttgatttttcaattggaaCTCCTTCAAATATCCTGAAAGGAgatacattttttttgttatttccACATGTCTATCGTATTAAATTCGATGATACagatgattatttaaaggtTTTGCtttcaaatgaaaaagaagCATTTAGTTGCTATCCTTCTCAACAAGCTGCttataaatatgaaaatacaATATTGACATGTAATGCTTTAAACGATTTATCTGGGCTTTCCTCTGTAAAAGGGACTATTGGATTTTCTATAAGTTTTAGTAGTGGTGACTCTGTATATCAATATGAGTTACAAAATgccaaatatttcaaaagtggtctaatgaattttcaatttcataaCATGAATGCCGATGTATCATTTGATTCCACCGAATTATCAGATATAGTCTATTGTGCTGGACGCACCACAACATATGGGTCGATGGAATcgtattatttattaatgcaATGCCCTCACGGCTATATTTCTGAAGGAAGCTTAGTACTTAATTTTGACAGTAGTGGAGATGGTTATGATCTTGACTGCGACTCCatacaaatacaattaGGAAATAGTTTTAATGATTGGTGGTTTCCAAATTCTAATGGTGATTTTGTTTCGCCAGATGTGGTTTGCTTTGGTAGTAACCTAATGGTCCATATTGAAAAGGCTAAACCCGACTATATGCTGTGGCTAAATGCATTGCAGAGTATTAAAAAAGGATCTAATATAATTTCTCACGAACTTTCAATAGGTTATACTTGTGTTAATACAATTTTGGATTACACATTTTCTACCGAACTAGAAACTATTAAAAGCTTTTCAATCTATCAAGGAATAAACTTTGCTACAATAACTTTCGAGTCCATACCAATAGCAGAAACTCCAACTTCATCAATTGTCAACACCCCTTCTTACTTAAAGACTACATTTACAGATCCATCCACATCAAGCATTGAACTACAatctaatttatatttggcAAGTTCAACGCTCTCTGTACCTTTTATATCATTATATCCAGAGAATACTAAAGCTTCATCGGAATCttctaaaataaaaattgtagATGCACTTTCACAAGATACTCGATCTGGAACGCTAACCATTTTTTCTACAATATTTAGCTATTGGACTGGCAGGAAAATAGAAACATATTCTACACAAATTACATATCTAGTGAGTTTACAAAGTATTACCATAGAAGAGCATATTTTTTATGTTGGTATTCAACCTGGTACAATTACCTTGACAAAATATCGTGGATGGACTGGATCTTATACTAATACATATTCAACTTTTACTTCACTTTATAAAGAGAACGATGAATTGTAA
- the APL1 gene encoding Apl1p (similar to Saccharomyces cerevisiae APL1 (YJR005W); ancestral locus Anc_5.229): MDQRIFARYKASELKNDLQGFDVKKSKNSALKRKNALKKIIANLTLGNYNEMVHMFPDIINYWKIEDDMEVREICHEYIRCLGPLKPKSAKEALPLILKDLNSKNEKLQLQALNTLISVPTSEFYNEVFQFTSDAINRKSQSSNVTKTAIFSLIQLDDIEHNQIFPFLERLLDILDNPNSRPAVQAACLKTLYTIHEKNNDMQFLCLKSNIVFNILSILSKLNEWDTVYALEHLPISAVPQTHSEALKMIEMTLPQLQHVNSSVALNAMKFIAYLLNYVDHINESIVHKCSNSVISLLDKPPELQFLVLRNVILLLLSREDSLLHIDVAYFFIDYHDPIYIKDTKLECLYLLANKDNLPIILNELSQYATDIDTQMSRKTIRAIGNLAVKLGDDSVDDSVDILLNLLEFGVDYVVEEIISVFRNILRKYPERFTDVIPNLIHYSNSVQEAESKNAMIWIITRYYNLLPNYLDNFSVFSSKIKDESLDVQFSILNSSVKFFVRSPSKETEKICIGILTICTEEINNADLRSRAFMYWRLLSMVQNDNSVSNETVKEIVDGELPLIELDTKLDSQILEELELDIGSISSIYLKPVSQIFRLNKSKYLPKSPALNASRRQLEVIEDSSSTYNHERFTPNRSFSDINRDSSSSPVRQSSVQNYNSPAETVNHLRGKMKLSSRSPSKLSRNPSKLIRRLSVRTGLGKNK, encoded by the coding sequence atgGATCAAAGAATTTTTGCTAGATATAAAGCAAGTGAGcttaaaaatgatttacaaGGCTTTGATGTTAAGAAATCCAAAAATAGCGCTTTGAAGAGAAAAAATGCTCtgaaaaagataattgCTAATTTAACTTTAGGTAACTATAATGAGATGGTTCATATGTTTCCtgatataattaattattggaaGATAGAAGATGATATGGAAGTTAGAGAGATATGCCATGAATATATTAGATGCCTAGGCCCACTAAAACCTAAAAGTGCCAAAGAAGCCCTACCcttgattttaaaagatttaaatagcaaaaatgaaaaactACAGCTCCAAGCATTAAATACACTGATATCTGTACCAACTTCTGAATTTTATAATGaagtttttcaattcaCCAGCGATGCTATCAATCGTAAATCACAATCATCAAACGTAACTAAAACAGCTATATTTTCCTTGATTCAATTGGATGATATCGAACATAACCAAATATTCCCATTTTTAGAGCGTTTGCTAGATATATTGGATAATCCTAATAGTAGACCGGCAGTTCAAGCGGCTTGTTTAAAGACTTTGTACACAATACATGAAAAGAATAATGATATGCAATTTTTATGTTTAAAATCTAATATAGTATTTAATATACTTTCCATCttatctaaattaaatgaatggGATACAGTATATGCTTTAGAGCACTTACCAATATCAGCAGTTCCACAAACGCATAGCGAGgcattaaaaatgattgaAATGACTTTACCTCAGCTGCAACACGTAAATTCATCTGTTGCATTGAATGCAATGAAATTTATTGCATATCTCTTAAATTATGTTGATCACATTAATGAAAGTATTGTGCATAAATGCTCAAATTCTGTTATATCATTGTTAGACAAACCACCTGAATTACAATTCTTAGTTCTTCGTAATGTAATTCTTTTACTATTAAGTCGAGAAGATTCGTTGTTACACATCGATGTTGCATACTTCTTCATTGATTACCATGATCCGATTTACATTAAAGATACAAAACTCGAATGTCTATACTTATTAGCAAATAAAGACAATCttccaattattttaaacgAACTTTCTCAATATGCAACAGATATTGATACACAAATGTCAAGGAAAACTATTAGAGCTATTGGAAACTTAGCTGTAAAACTAGGGGATGACTCAGTCGATGATTCcgttgatattttattaaatttactAGAATTTGGAGTAGATTATGTTgtagaagaaattatatCTGTATTCAGAAATATTCTAAGGAAATATCCAGAAAGATTTACCGATGTGATCCCTAACTTGATTCATTATTCTAATTCAGTTCAAGAAGCAGAATCAAAAAATGCCATGATTTGGATAATTACAAGGTACTATAACTTATTACCCAATTATCTGGATaatttttctgttttttcatcaaaaaTCAAGGATGAATCTCTTGATGTTCAATTCTCTATATTGAATTCTAGTGTCAAGTTTTTTGTAAGATCCCCCTCAAAAGAAACAGAGAAGATTTGTATTGGAATTTTAACTATATGTACAGAAGAAATTAACAATGCCGATCTAAGAAGTCGAGCTTTCATGTACTGGAGATTGCTCTCAATGGTACAGAATGATAATTCGGTTTCCAATGAAACCGTGAAAGAAATTGTGGATGGGGAGTTACCCTTGATTGAATTAGATACGAAACTCGATTCCCAAattttagaagaattagaattagataTTGGATCAATATCctcaatttatttgaaaccCGTCTctcaaatatttagattAAATAAGTCCAAATATTTACCAAAAAGCCCTGCTCTTAATGCTTCTAGAAGACAACTGGAAGTTATAGAAGATTCTTCAAGTACTTATAATCATGAACGATTCACACCGAATAGGTCTTTCTCAGACATTAATAGAGACAGTTCTTCGAGCCCTGTAAGGCAATCAAGCGTCCAGAACTACAACAGTCCTGCTGAGACTGTCAATCACTTAAGAGgcaaaatgaaattaagtTCAAGGAGTCCTTCCAAATTGTCGAGAAATCCAAGTAAATTAATAAGAAGGCTATCCGTAAGAACAGGTCTTGggaaaaacaaataa
- the SSK1 gene encoding mitogen-activated protein kinase kinase kinase SSK1 (similar to Saccharomyces cerevisiae SSK1 (YLR006C); ancestral locus Anc_5.230), with protein sequence MTTDPIKIRPLSPTTTQRTTTPLNTAVVWKVWVKLEDDLNSSINQSIAIEFTQHDTVDDLKSKLLLKLNKSRWSTLNDNTSIAIGLYIETPKIMGHNVSKSPRGSIYMENNLFKSKPKLSLQQSIGNNTSINNTDTHELFTFNKSFSSTALNRDFNTIKTSNLHTVTSSGALISQQLQERNSPFIYPQGHSPKISAFSKFTGLSLSPINTLQISNFKYNSNGIHRQSISASRNDLKYLTEIIDNNTSRIIFEPDEIIIRIYSEVFGPMGVQQSSEPLQVFTTDISNSINIKSRRCSQIDVPLSKLSSHVNNENMNINHSNNISPNSNNNTKNLAETNKLKRDIIMNYELRSSSNNNQKTSNDTERFDDTNIDSEMNSPTFNPNTSSDNLRRESVTETEPDFRIITDEEQLRKVSNSIANDENILHAPKQAILLLPKNFEGDVKFESQQNDAYSPTSADMDLKSKKPNIIPFQEGDTVPHSGLQEQEIGLIHPLLEGSPSNEPTLPNTPPNINSRPTLTDSNIIHKGLQTSQTNSNIVGTTDELKSTTNPVKPKMRSTSENIFPRINILIVEDNVINQTILGSFLRKNKIFYKVAKNGREAVDKWKEGGIHLIFMDLQLPVLSGTDAAKEIRQYEKKIGIGIQKKQSSSSDLSLSESFLNTKSSACAPVIIVAFTASNSLADKRAALIAGCNDYLTKPVNLHWLSKKITEWGCMQGLIDFDNWKQGQSRMTNNVLVKKQASLKSRKSGTKIPTKQSSSHNIEADNI encoded by the coding sequence ATGACCACTGATCCTATTAAAATACGACCTTTATCACCAACTACAACTCAAAGAACTACAACGCCATTAAATACTGCAGTGGTATGGAAAGTTTGGgtaaaattagaagatgatttaaattcttcaatcaATCAATCAATCGCTATTGAATTCACCCAACATGATACCGTTGATGATTTGAAATCAAAgcttttattgaaattaaataagtCTAGATGGTCAACTTTAAATGACAATACTTCAATCGCAATAGGGCTATATATAGAAACACCAAAAATAATGGGTCATAATGTCTCAAAATCACCTAGAGGAAGCATTTACatggaaaataatttatttaaatcaaaaccTAAATTATCTTTACAACAATCCATTGGCAATAACACTagcattaataatacagaCACTCATGAATTATTCacatttaataaaagtttTTCATCGACTGCATTGAATAGAGATTTCAATACCATAAAAACATCAAATTTACATACTGTTACAAGCAGTGGAGCATTAATATCACAACAACTCCAAGAAAGAAATTCCCCCTTTATCTACCCACAGGGCCACAGTCCAAAAATAAGTgcattttcaaaatttactGGATTATCGTTATCACCAATAAATACTTTACAAATATCaaactttaaatataattcaaatggtATACATAGACAATCAATCTCAGCATCTagaaatgatttaaaatatttaacagaaattattgataataatacatcacgaataatatttgaacCAGACGAAATAATTATACGAATATATAGTGAAGTATTTGGACCTATGGGCGTTCAACAATCATCTGAACCTTTACAAGTTTTTACAACTGacatttcaaattcaataaatattaaaagtagAAGATGTAGCCAAATTGACGTTccattatctaaattaagTAGTCATGtcaataatgaaaatatgaatattaatcattcaaacaatattagcccaaattcaaataataacacaAAAAATCTTGCAGAAACTAATAAACTAAAACGtgatataataatgaattacgAATTACGAAGttcaagtaataataaccaaAAGACTTCAAATGATACTGAACGCTTTGATGATACTAACATAGATAGCGAAATGAATAGCCCAACTTTTAACCCAAATACTTCATCAGATAATCTAAGGAGGGAAAGTGTGACGGAAACTGAGCCTGATTTCAGAATTATAACGGATGAAGAACAATTAAGAAAAGtttctaattcaattgCAAATGATGAGAATATTTTACATGCTCCTAAACAAGCCATTCTATTATTGCCAAAAAACTTTGAAGGTGACgtaaaatttgaatctCAGCAGAATGACGCTTATTCTCCAACTTCAGCAGATATGGATTTGAAAAGTAAGAAACCAAACATTATTCCTTTTCAAGAAGGTGATACAGTCCCGCATTCAGGCTTAcaagaacaagaaattgGATTAATACATCCCTTACTAGAAGGTAGCCCAAGTAATGAACCAACTTTGCCAAATACCCCACCAAATATTAACTCTAGGCCAACACTGACTGATTCTAACATTATTCACAAGGGCTTACAAACTAGTCAAACAAACTCCAATATTGTAGGCACTACTGATGAGTTGAAATCTACTACAAATCCTGTAAAACCTAAAATGAGAAGTACaagtgaaaatattttcccaagaatcaatattttaattgttgaAGATAATGTAATTAATCAAACAATTTTAGGATCATTTTTAagaaagaataaaattttttataaggTAGCCAAAAATGGTAGAGAAGCAGTTGATAAATGGAAAGAGGGTggaattcatttaatttttatggATTTACAATTACCAGTATTATCAGGCACAGATGCAGCCAAGGAGATAAGacaatatgaaaaaaaaatcggTATTGGAATCCAGAAAAAGCAATCGTCTTCCTCTGATTTATCCTTATCTGAATCGTttttaaatacaaaatcATCTGCCTGTGCTCCAGTTATTATAGTCGCATTTACTGCATCAAACTCTTTAGCTGATAAGAGAGCGGCATTAATTGCAGGTTGCAACGATTATTTGACTAAGCCGGTGAATTTACATTGGCTAAGTAAGAAAATAACGGAGTGGGGTTGTATGCAAGGGCTAATTGACTTTGACAATTGGAAACAAGGGCAGAGCAGAATGACAAACAATGTTCTTGTCAAAAAGCAAGCATCCCTGAAATCCAGGAAAAGCGGTACAAAGATACCAACGAAACAATCATCTTCACATAATATTGAAGCagataatatttga
- the SCS7 gene encoding fatty acid alpha-hydroxylase (similar to Saccharomyces cerevisiae SCS7 (YMR272C); ancestral locus Anc_8.829) has translation MPASPSTATKTDTVGTSSSPLTKELFSLESVQKHNTKKDCWVIYQNRKIYDVSQYLADYPKGNSKIIDFAGKDITSSFKNQERYNHDPETYDFMSHNDKYLVGYLANEEEAYKLLSNPSHKVEVKLTEQPSTYDSTTFVKELPSEDHFVIATDYKKDFNEHHFLDLEKPLIPQLWRAKFNRAFYIDQIHRPRHFGNKSAPLFGNFLEPLTKTAWWVIPVVWLPVVFYHLKVAFHNMNNIFATFLFCVGVFVWTLIEYSLHRFLFHMDNRIPDHPMFYVLHFTIHGCHHYLPMDPYRLVMPPTLFLILCTPFYKLVFSVLPLYWAYAGFAGGLFGYVCYDEVHYWLHHSRVPKFMRLLKKLHLEHHYKNYQLAFGVSNYFWDKVFGTYLYPDSPLSPMKYE, from the coding sequence ATGCCTGCCTCGCCCTCTACCGCCACAAAGACTGATACTGTTGGTACATCGTCTTCACCTCTAACCAAAGAGTTATTCTCTTTGGAGTCTGTGCAGAAGCATAACACCAAGAAGGATTGTTGGGTTATTTACCAAAACAGAAAGATTTATGATGTTTCTCAATATTTGGCAGACTATCCAAAGGGTAACTCCAAGATTATTGACTTTGCGGGTAAGGATATTACTTCTTCATTCAAGAATCAAGAGAGATATAACCATGATCCAGAGACTTATGATTTCATGAGTcataatgataaatatttggtGGGATATTTGgctaatgaagaagaagctTACAAATTGTTATCTAATCCTAGCCATAAAGTAGAAGTCAAATTGACCGAACAACCATCGACTTATGATTCCACCACTTTCGTTAAGGAATTACCTAGTGAAGACCATTTTGTCATTGCTACAGATTACAAGAAGGATTTCAACGAGCATCATTTCTTGGATTTGGAAAAACCTTTGATTCCTCAATTATGGAGGGCTAAATTCAACAGAGCATTCTATATCGATCAAATCCATAGACCAAGACATTTTGGTAACAAATCTGCACCTTTGTTTGGTAATTTCTTGGAACCTTTGACAAAGACCGCATGGTGGGTCATTCCTGTAGTTTGGCTACCTGTAGTcttttatcatttgaaaGTTGCCTTCCATAAcatgaataatatatttgcCACTTTCCTTTTCTGTGTTGGTGTGTTTGTTTGGACTTTGATCGAATATAGTTTACATAGATTCTTGTTCCACATGGATAACAGAATCCCAGACCATCCAATGTTTTACGTTTTACATTTCACCATCCATGGTTGTCATCACTATTTGCCAATGGACCCTTACCGTTTGGTCATGCCTCCAACTTTATTCTTGATCCTTTGTACCCCATTCTATAAATTGGTCTTTTCTGTATTACCATTGTATTGGGCTTACGCTGGTTTTGCTGGTGGGTTATTCGGTTACGTTTGTTACGATGAAGTCCACTATTGGTTACACCATTCAAGAGTTCCAAAGTTTATGAGAttgttgaagaaattaCACCTAGAACATCACTACAAGAATTACCAATTGGCCTTTGGTGTTTCCAATTACTTCTGGGACAAAGTTTTCGGTACTTATCTATACCCTGATTCCCCATTGTCTCCAATGAAATACGAATAG